The Neurospora crassa OR74A linkage group I, whole genome shotgun sequence genome segment GACCTTCGCTCTCGTCTAGTCGCGTACCATGACTGCTGTTTCTCTTCACGCCTCCCACCCCGGCTCCGCAGAATTTGGCCAGAGACAGCCCTCtgctcccactcccacctcTGGCCGTTACGCGAGGCCCGGCTTTCCGTCATCAACTGCTACATCACCATCCCGCCACACAATGAACAACCCAGCTCGTCAAAGTTCAGTCACAATGTCACAAGTCCATCCTCAGAGGCCAGAAGACGGCAACCAGCGCGTCGCGACAAACGGGACCTCTCATCCTGCTGCCCATAACCAGCTGCCACTTCGATCCAACATACAGAGACGCATGTCCGATTCCTCACCAGCGCCCTTGTTTCGACGCCCCTCCAGCGCCCCCGACGACAATAACCAAACATCTCCTGGAACCACGTTGCATGGCGGGCAAtctgatgacgacgaccatATGCCTGTCGCCCGGCCGGCCAAGGCGCCATTAACGCGGTCTAAGAGCGAATACGGACTGCGGTTGGAGAGGGAAAGCCCCATCGAACAAGTTGACGAAGAGTACCATGATTGGGGTGCCAGGCATGGGTTCGAGGACCATTATCAGTCTGAAGAAGTCATTTCTCAGCTTGCAAATGTACGTTGATTTGTGTCTCTGCCGTTGGCTGGGGTGTCACTAACCGTGCGCTGAGCAGAGCTGGTACATGTACTTTACCGATAAGCGACATGAGACAACAGGGAAGCCAAAGACACCCGCTTTCGAGATCCAAGACTGGCGTATGCGCGATCGCCTAAAAACAGTTTCTGCTGCGATAGCAGTATGCTTGAACATAGGAGTGGAACCGCCAGATCAACTTCGCACCACCCCGGGTGCCCGGCTTGAAGCTTGGCAAGATCCGACGGTGCCTCCTGTTTCCAAGGCACTGGAGAATATTGGGAAAGCTTTGCAATCTCAATATGAGACCCTTGCTATTCGGACGCGCTACAAGCAGTATTTAGACCCGTCCATCGAAGAAACCAAGCGGTTCAGTGTCTCCCTCCGAAGAAGTGCCAAGGACGAGCGTGTGCTCTTCCATTACAATGGGCATGGAGTGCCCAAGCCAACAGCCTCGGGAGAGATCTGGGTTTTCAACAAGAACTACACGCAGTATATCCCCGTCTCTCTCTACGACCTTCAGCAATGGTTGCAGGCGCCCACGATATATGTGTGGGATTGCTCCGAGGCTGGCAATATCCTCACCAATTACCACCGTTTTGTTGAGAAGCacgagcaagaagaagaggaggcggcACAACGGGACCCAAACCACGAAAAGATTAACTTCCGTCCCTACATCCATCTGGCAGCCTGCAACGTCAAGGAGAATCTGCCAACCAACCCCGACCTGCCTGCTGATCTCTTCACTTGCTGCTTGACTACCCCTATAGAGATGGCACTCTGGTTCTTCTGTCTGCAAAATCCGCTAAAAACCAAAATATCTCCTGAGCGAGCCAAGAAGCTGCCAGGGCGGCTTCAGGAGCGCCGGACGCCTCTCGGAGAGCTCAACTGGATTTTCACTGCCATCACAGATACCATTGCATGGACCACGCTACCACGCCATCTCTTCCGCAAATTTTTTAGGCAAGATTTGATGGTTGCCGCTCTTTTCCGAAACTTTCTCCTCGCACAGCGTATCATGCCTGTGTACAACTGCCATCCCCAGTCGTATCCAGAGTTGCCAGATACACGTCAGCATCCCCTTTGGGAGAGCTGGGACTTGGCCGTCGATCTGGCTCTTGCCCAGTTGCCGGCCCTCGAGAGAAAGGAGAGTGAAGGGATAGAGTATGAGTACATCAACTCGTCATTCTTCGCGGAGCAGCTCACAGCATTCGAGATCTACTTGACTCGAGGGGATGCTTTGTCCCAGAAGCCACCTGACCAGCTTCCAGTGGTTCTGCAAGTGTTGCTAAGTCAGCAGCATCGAGTACGAGCTCTGGTCCTACTAGCAAGGTTCTTGGACCTTGGCCCTTGGGCAGTACAACTGGCGCTCAGCATTGGCATCTTCCCGTACGTCTTGAAGCTCCTCCAGTCGGCGGCACAAGACCTAAAGCCAGTCATGGTGTTCATCTGGACTCGCGTTCTTGCGGTCGATATCTCATGCCAGCAAGACCTCATCAAAGATAGCGGGTACAATTACTTCGCGGCCATAATGAAGCCGCAAGATACCCTCTCCATGGTTAGCGTCGGGTTCTTGGATGAGCACAAGGCGATGTGTGCTTTCATCTTGGCTATGCTGTGCAAAGACTATAAACCTGGACAGCTTGTGTGTAACTCAACTGACATTATGACCTATTGCCTGTACCATATTGCACGCCCAGAAGGCCCCCTCCTGAAGCAAT includes the following:
- a CDS encoding TORC1 growth control complex subunit Kog1, with protein sequence MTAVSLHASHPGSAEFGQRQPSAPTPTSGRYARPGFPSSTATSPSRHTMNNPARQSSVTMSQVHPQRPEDGNQRVATNGTSHPAAHNQLPLRSNIQRRMSDSSPAPLFRRPSSAPDDNNQTSPGTTLHGGQSDDDDHMPVARPAKAPLTRSKSEYGLRLERESPIEQVDEEYHDWGARHGFEDHYQSEEVISQLANSWYMYFTDKRHETTGKPKTPAFEIQDWRMRDRLKTVSAAIAVCLNIGVEPPDQLRTTPGARLEAWQDPTVPPVSKALENIGKALQSQYETLAIRTRYKQYLDPSIEETKRFSVSLRRSAKDERVLFHYNGHGVPKPTASGEIWVFNKNYTQYIPVSLYDLQQWLQAPTIYVWDCSEAGNILTNYHRFVEKHEQEEEEAAQRDPNHEKINFRPYIHLAACNVKENLPTNPDLPADLFTCCLTTPIEMALWFFCLQNPLKTKISPERAKKLPGRLQERRTPLGELNWIFTAITDTIAWTTLPRHLFRKFFRQDLMVAALFRNFLLAQRIMPVYNCHPQSYPELPDTRQHPLWESWDLAVDLALAQLPALERKESEGIEYEYINSSFFAEQLTAFEIYLTRGDALSQKPPDQLPVVLQVLLSQQHRVRALVLLARFLDLGPWAVQLALSIGIFPYVLKLLQSAAQDLKPVMVFIWTRVLAVDISCQQDLIKDSGYNYFAAIMKPQDTLSMVSVGFLDEHKAMCAFILAMLCKDYKPGQLVCNSTDIMTYCLYHIARPEGPLLKQWSCLCISQLWKDLPEGKWRGIRENATSKLSHLSRDPNPEVRAAMAHAMTTFLGIPDLTDEVARIEESVAWTMLELATDGSPIVRKELLVFFSHFVLRYESKFLVAAFEQLSEEKDYLASPPPEDGQDHRMGLHYTRRENRERDGSIKPSAFGVAHDSIFAACWKHINILSVDPHPETQRDATIIVDYVHNALLQSPLTTQTQNLMDEILRRSRKVSRGDMSQRSAAAGTHAAVAQPLPSPGLLKRTASYLFGPLMGTLDPSSTSIPPLSPGLQRSGSRSSRKGPGLDSAPPEQNDQATSPANYHVANEPSCAGYKERSMKDLPSLPLVSTFLDWSIEYFREPQMKASEAEEPGSHEYNERLWRRSRNEAVLRETQPQKTHARTHKWNDQIGVINNGSQPAKLSFHQFENYVAVADDGNTVNVWDWKQGTRKSRFSNGNPEGSKISDMKFINEDDQALLMTGSSDGVIRVYRNYDSNENIELASAWRALTHMVPSNVNSGMVFDWQQVKGQVLVAGDERVIRIWNAGHEMCTHEIPARSGSCVTSLTSDQMTGNIFVAGFGDGAIRVFDTRMKPQESMVRKWKDEKRQWVRSVHMQRGGQRELLSASRNGKIRLWDIRMDQPLKSFQTTKDVLRTASTHEHLPVFAVGTSAHLVKVFDFDGHELTRIEPYSSFLQGHKGTPISATAFHPHRMVLGCAARGDYHVNLFACGNEKVGPF